The Candidatus Omnitrophota bacterium DNA segment CCGGTGAGAAACATAATGAATTACATTTTAACGGCAATAGTTATAGCTCTGTTAGTTATCCTTTACTGCCGCTGGTTTGAGAGGCATAATGCGTTTTTTCCTGCAGGGGAAATAAAATCTACGCCCGATTCTATCGGACTGGATTACGAAGATATTTATTTTGAAACCAGCGATGGCCGGAAAATAAACGCCTGGTTTATCCCCGCCGCCCGGCCAAGAGCCACAGTCTTATTCTGCCATGGCAATGCCGGCAATATCAGCCACCGCCTGGAGATAATCAGGATATTTAACCGCTTAAACCTCAATATGCTGATATTTGATTATCGGGGTTTCGGCAGGAGCAGGGGCTGGCCTTCCGAACAGGGAACATATCTGGATGCTCGGGCGGCATACGATTATTTAATTTCCAGAAATGATATAGCTCATAAAAAAATCGTAATTTATGGAAAATCTTTAGGCGCGGCAGTTGCCATTGATTTAGCTTTAAAAGTCAAGCCCCGCGCATTGATCTCAGAAAGCGCGTTTACTTCTGCCCTGGAAATGGGCAAACTGATGTATCCTTATCTTCCCATTAAGCATATAATTACGATGAGGTATGATAATGTTTCCAAAATCAAAGAACTTACTGTGCCCAAGCTGATAATCCACAGCATTGATGATGAGATTGTACCGTTTGAGTACGGCCAAAGGCTGTTTAAGCAGGCAGCCGGGCCCAAGGAATTTTATCAGATGCGCGGCAGTCATAATGATGCGTTTTTAATGTCTGAGCAAGAGTTTGAAAAAAGGATTGGCCGGTTTATCTGCGCTTGCGGGATAGAATAAAATTCAGTGTGGTCAGATCTTTTCCGAGAGGAACTTTGTCAGATTAAAACCTTTTTCATGGGCCGGGAAGGAATGGGCTTCCAGGACATATATTTTTTCAAATCCCTTTGAAAATAAAATATCCACACCCGCATA contains these protein-coding regions:
- a CDS encoding alpha/beta hydrolase; translated protein: MNYILTAIVIALLVILYCRWFERHNAFFPAGEIKSTPDSIGLDYEDIYFETSDGRKINAWFIPAARPRATVLFCHGNAGNISHRLEIIRIFNRLNLNMLIFDYRGFGRSRGWPSEQGTYLDARAAYDYLISRNDIAHKKIVIYGKSLGAAVAIDLALKVKPRALISESAFTSALEMGKLMYPYLPIKHIITMRYDNVSKIKELTVPKLIIHSIDDEIVPFEYGQRLFKQAAGPKEFYQMRGSHNDAFLMSEQEFEKRIGRFICACGIE